In one window of Clarias gariepinus isolate MV-2021 ecotype Netherlands chromosome 10, CGAR_prim_01v2, whole genome shotgun sequence DNA:
- the si:ch211-159i8.4 gene encoding matrix-remodeling-associated protein 5, protein MAPLGVSATWLKAALYLLLLILPVCLCACPRSCSCPNPKEVHCTFRHLPSPPQNLPKDTERVNLGYNSIVAVGTSDFGHLHQLEMLMLHGNEISTVTSGSFYQLRSLQILKLSYNKLTRVNPSMFEGLTNLVRLHLDHNLIDFIEPFSFTGLLSLKLLQLESNRLQDLHPHTFTTVSLLGTFWGSSLRHLYLADNQLQYLVPGTFQHLSRLEVLSLHNNPWICDCQLHWLLEWNQKHDGVIKCKKERDSASSENCAVCASPQPLNNSQIFQLSVKDLSCDRPSLGSPLKLGEYSALENQEPDLPYTKHLEHPLGHLTFMLSDSHGNRAHVACDVNRPVEETSMLWEKLKRSEEVAVNVTLLTELDCEIDRDALQHLWRLVAYYYESPAILERGDRHENTSKVTFKYSQVTSEGSPYFTELKGHLMAEPAWLLQPKVTIQLNRRKTTSKKLVMNFSTFISRQINGRGEQEDIVSSWALIPRGTQGRIQIVLEHSEAILNCNILSSGHLSVEWMLPDLTTLDKTDSQRITSDHNRLLIKNTTLSDSGLYHCFVRTETEVDIISYRLMVRERLLSPSDLNGKKMYVDNGKSLSLPCSVTSPQPVETKWFLPNQHFLKASNAMGRIYVSQNNTLIIKQVKQEDAGEYSCLSANLHGANMLSHLVVVTGEKEEELTNVSVMKGELQLFDKEDAEGSGYQEIKHVAVTQRPRRVLGKDRSTGGLYRKGFNGKRINEKVRKPNKPVKQLDPDRWAQMLAKVNAKISTIQPVTIMTTVAATTAEQTTTTPATTIVMTSTTTTTTTTTPAPVSLSFTTSATTSSHINDFNTKLPVQSHNKKPIDHNLPHRTQHLHHKSDDLDMTTMPSVNVYSTTLSTISLNMQPVTQIKKQIDGQLLDEKIRANNRIPNPRRRPPYRRRPQIRRLHPQRPTRPPPTTTEVVFPSLTTTTPEFFTTREIHFETVNKKTGRKPITGLDILSEHDSEFRDSLNVDITQKSQANKKLTLPKEEKHTFTTSGAPAILTPTQDKQFGQKVIKDINRSSETTNKENNRQRVTSTSSPSLQITNIKPLVPYKEPLATEKPAVSNNFRHRLDNSVNRPEIPGLPIHPWLTQRKKLIPVTPRPYTMAPLWTYTNRIPMRPRIQESKHHSSIDRTLHFLHPNERNAVFTNRPEITAQTANPTPYIAWSASTSFPRTVAPHGGSSQVRDYFLFNRLRNKYRQSQLETHRLAQSGKLLTPKPRIYHPTPKPHPAPNFPSIYKPVTSPSIIAATSKPHPTASILQGSRWHYSNFGQKKLSTALPFPKLMGSGVKPRIMTADSSTVTALAETNVFLRCQVSGDPKPLISWTKVSTGATIQASTKHGQRFEVLPNGSFVIKNVQLQDRGQYLCTAQNKFGSDRMVVTLTVQTEPPKIEGPKYRDVSVYLGKPLSLECIATGKPQAQVSWILPDRIIVRESMPLDRPISLYPNGTLNIHSANFSIKGNYKCIASNAAGADTLTYQVHVAALPPTIKEVSSEDVYITTGRSIYVHCTAKGEPEPLLKWILPDGSQLKPTQFVGRRLFMFPNGTLYIKSIVPLDAGIYECSATNVVGLAQRVVKLDIKQESPGPWKGPSQQHSVSAMYGSTVFLHCPESADYHRGTVWRLPSKTLMEHHYSPYRHINAFPNGTLKILQLTEKDQGSYLCMYQRPNGEEMELFDLEVLMKPPKIENMGSQQKKITNGENFLVDCVASGLPDPEVSWSLPDGTMINNALQSDDSGTRSRRYIIFDNGTLLLPQMGKSDEGDYTCYAKNTLGEDAMKVSVQVVQDSPRISSKDQMSLHFLLGQSAQLKCDATGEPPPTIIWISPNNEMISFSSVKHQILQDGTLIINKVTLADQGKYTCVARNPAGDDIKNVKLKVEVSEPYINGKGGRSDSRILAVSYQTVLMHCKAEGKPEPQITWTTSFGMSLPTPYVGGRFQVYKNGTLELRGIRKTDEGKFLCLARNYLGEASLAIDLEVASLAEKPSFLIPNIEVLSLKPDGDDIILQCQVIGKPKPDVVWILPNSTVLVPGMSLKRFIHVLENGSLHIIRPVPSDKGVYRCLAKNVAGQGEKRYALEPGRKPQIRGTPTPMKISFGQILIMPCTVEGWPQATITWTLPNGLVLDRPQVIGRVTFLSNGTLQLRETAKSDRGTYICKATNTFGSSTLSYPVTIMVLPPQITNAPPSIIRVAKGSPVTLKCIATGTPKPDISWTLPGRTTLVANNRFTSLGGIHMTEDGSLVIQEPSLMNSGIYKCNAKNALGMDFKATYLQVN, encoded by the exons ATGGCTCCTCTGGGTGTCTCTGCTACCTGGCTGAAGGCAGCATTGTATTTGCTGCTCCTCATTTTGCCtgtttgtctgtgtgcgtgCCCAAGATCATGCAGTTGCCCCAACCCCAAAGAGGTGCACTGTACGTTTCGCCATCTCCCATCACCCCCACAGAATTTGCCCAAGGACACAGAGAGAGTCAATCTGGG CTATAATAGCATTGTAGCTGTGGGGACCTCAGATTTCGGACATCTGCACCAGCTAGAGATGCTTATGTTGCATGGGAATGAGATCAGCACTGTGACTTCGGGATCTTTTTACCAATTACGTTCCCTCcag ATATTAAAGCTGAGCTACAACAAGCTAACAAGAGTAAATCCCAGTATGTTTGAGGGCCTAACAAACCTTGTCCGTCTTCACCTAGACCACAACTTAATCGATTTTATTGAGCCTTTCTCCTTTACTGGATTACTATCACTAAAGCTGCTTCAGTTGGAAAGCAACAGGTTACAGGACCTTCATCCACATACATTCACGACTGTTTCTCTCCTGGGGACATTCTGGGGCTCAAGCCTACGGCACCTTTATCTAGCAGACAACCAGCTACAGTACTTGGTGCCTGGTACTTTTCAGCACCTGAGCAGGCTAGAAGTCCTCTCTCTTCATAACAATCCCTGGATTTGTGACTGTCAGCTCCATTGGCTCTTAGAGTGGAACCAGAAACATGATG GAGTGATTAAGTGCAAAAAGGAACGGGACTCTGCATCCAGTGAGAATTGTGCTGTTTGTGCCTCACCACAACCTCTCAACAACAGCCAGATTTTCCAGCTCTCAGTAAAAGACCTTTCCTGTGACAGACCTTCTCTAGGGTCCCCGCTGAAGCTGGGTGAGTATAGTGCATTGGAGAACCAGGAACCAGACCTCCCATACACCAAGCACTTGGAGCATCCACTTGGCCACTTGACCTTCATGTTATCTGATAGCCATGGGAACAGGGCCCATGTGGCTTGTGATGTAAACCGTCCAGTTGAAGAGACATCCATGTTATGGGAAAAGCTGAAAAGGTCAGAAGAGGTGGCTGTAAATGTAACCTTGCTTACAGAACTTGACTGCGAGATCGACAGGGATGCTCTCCAGCACCTGTGGAGACTTGTTGCATACTACTATGAAAGCCCAGCTATCTTGGAACGAGGTGACAGACATGAGAACACTTCAAAGGTGACATTTAAGTACTCCCAGGTCACAAGTGAAGGCTCTCCTTACTTTACTGAACTCAAAGGACATTTAATGGCAGAACCAGCCTGGTTGCTACAACCCAAGGTTACTATTCAGTTGAACAGACGCAAAACAACATCAAAAAAGCTGGTAATGAACTTCTCTACGTTTATATCAAGGCAGATCAACGGAAGAGGAGAACAAGAGGATATAGTCTCTTCTTGGGCTTTAATTCCAAGAGGAACCCAGGGGAGAATTCAAATTGTGTTGGAGCACTCTGAGGCCATTCTTAACTGCAATATATTGAGTTCAGGGCATTTGTCTGTTGAGTGGATGCTTCCAGATTTAACTACTTTGGACAAAACGGATTCCCAAAGAATTACATCAGATCATAATAGATTACTTATCAAAAACACAACCCTATCAGACAGTGGGCTCTATCACTGCTTTGTGCGTACTGAAACTGAAGTAGACATAATTTCATATAGGCTTATGGTTAGGGAACGCCTCCTCAGTCCAAGTGACctaaatggaaagaaaatgtATGTGGACAACGGCAAATCCCTCAGTCTGCCCTGTTCAGTTACTTCACCACAGCCAGTTGAAACAAAATGGTTCCTACCGAATCAACATTTTCTAAAGGCATCCAATGCAATGGGACGAATCTATGTGTCACAAAATAATACTTTGATTATAAAACAAGTGAAGCAAGAAGATGCTGGGGAATACAGTTGTTTATCAGCAAACCTTCATGGGGCAAACATGTTGTCTCATTTGGTGGTTGTAACGGGTGAAAAGGAGGAAGAGCTCACAAATGTCAGTGTAATGAAGGGTGAATTACAATTGTTTGATAAGGAGGATGCAGAGGGCTCTGGATATCAAGAAATCAAGCATGTGGCTGTTACTCAAAGACCACGCAGGGTACTTGGAAAAGATAGAAGTACAGGTGGACTTTATCGAAAGGGCTTTAATGGAAAAAGGATCAATGAAAAAGTAAGGAAACCAAATAAACCCGTCAAACAGCTTGACCCAGACCGATGGGCACAAATGTTAGCAAAAGTCAATGCTAAGATCTCGACTATTCAACCAGTAACAATTATGACAACAGTTgcagctacaacagcagaacaaACCACCACAACCCCTGCAACTACAATCGTTATGACTTCCACCACTACAACTACAACTACAACCACTCCTgctcctgtctctctttcttttactaCCAGTGCTACTACTAGTAGTCATATAAATGATTTCAATACTAAGCTGCCAGTACAGTCCCATAACAAAAAGCCTATAGACCACAATTTACCACACAGAACACAACATCTGCATCACAAGTCTGATGATTTAGACATGACAACAATGCCTTCAGTAAATGTCTATTCAACCACATTATCTACTATAAGCTTAAACATGCAACCTGTGACACAAATTAAGAAACAGATAGATGGGCAGCTATTAGATGAGAAAATAAGAGCAAATAATCGCATCCCCAACCCAAGACGAAGACCACCATACAGAAGAAGACCTCAAATAAGAAGGTTACATCCACAGAGGCCTACACGTCCCCCACCAACCACAACAGAAGTAGTATTCCCTTCATTAACTACAACCACTCCAGAATTTTTCACCACCAGGGAAATTCATTTTGAAACTGTGAATAAGAAAACAGGAAGAAAACCAATCACAGGTTTAGATATTTTAAGTGAACATGACTCTGAGTTTAGAGACAGTTTAAATGTAGACATAACCCAGAAGTCTCAAGCTAACAAAAAACTGACATTACCAAAAGAGGAAAAACATACGTTTACGACTTCTGGGGCCCCTGCAATTCTAACACCAACACAAGATAAGCAGTTTGGACAAAAAGTCATTAAGGATATTAATCGGAGCAGTGAgacaacaaataaagaaaataataggcAGAGGGTAACAAGTACAAGTTCTCCTAGTCTTCAAATCACTAACATTAAACCTCTAGTACCTTACAAAGAACCACTAGCCACAGAGAAACCAGCTGTGTCTAATAACTTTAGACACAGACTGGACAACTCAGTGAACAGACCTGAAATTCCTGGTTTGCCTATCCACCCCTGGTTAACTCAGAGAAAAAAACTAATCCCAGTTACACCAAGGCCTTATACCATGGCTCCTTTATGGACATATACCAACCGCATTCCAATGAGGCCAAGAATCCAGGAATCAAAGCACCACTCATCAATTGACAGAACCTTGCATTTTTTGCACCCAAATGAAAGGAATGCAGTTTTCACTAATCGGCCTGAAATCACAGCACAAACAGCGAACCCCACACCCTACATCGCTTGGTCAGCCTCAACCTCCTTCCCTAGAACTGTAGCCCCACATGGTGGCTCATCCCAAGTAAGGGACTACTTTCTCTTCAACAGGCTTCGAAACAAATACAGACAATCCCAGTTGGAGACTCATCGCTTAGCCCAGTCCGGAAAGCTACTTACTCCTAAACCAAGAATTTACCATCCCACCCCAAAACCACATCCAGCTCCAAATTTTCCAAGCATTtataagcctgtaacatccccTTCTATTATAGCAGCTACTAGTAAGCCACACCCCACAGCCAGCATACTACAGGGAAGTCGTTGGCACTACAGTAACTTCGGACAAAAGAAACTAAGCACTGCTCTGCCATTTCCAAAATTAATGGGGAGTGGTGTGAAACCCAGAATAATGACAGCTGACTCATCCACTGTGACTGCGCTGGCTGAGACGAATGTTTTTTTGCGATGTCAGGTATCAGGAGACCCCAAACCTTTAATTTCATGGACAAAAGTCTCTACAG gtGCTACAATTCAAGCCAGCACCAAACATGGACAACGGTTTGAGGTTCTTCCAAATGGCTCCtttgttataaaaaatgtacagctgcAGGACAGAGGCCAGTATCTTTGCACTGCGCAGAACAAATTTGGCTCAGATCGCATGGTGGTCACTCTTACTGTACAGACAGAACCTCCTAAAATAGAGGGCCCCAAATACAGAGATGTCTCTGTGTACTTGGGGAAACCGCTCAGTTTAGAGTGCATTGCAACAGGCAAGCCCCAGGCGCAGGTCTCCTGGATTCTTCCAGACAGGATTATTGTGCGGGAGTCAATGCCTCTTGACAGACCAATCTCCCTTTATCCTAATGGAACACTCAACATTCACTCAGCAAACTTTTCTATTAAAGGGAACTACAAGTGCATTGCTAGTAATGCAGCAGGTGCTGACACTCTGACCTATCAGGTACATGTTGCTGCCCTGCCACCAACAATCAAAGAAGTATCCTCTGAGGATGTTTATATTACCACTGGAAGAAGTATCTATGTACACTGCACGGCTAAGGGAGAACCTGAGCCACTTCTTAAGTGGATTCTTCCTGATGGTTCACAACTAAAACCTACACAGTTCGTTGGAAGGCGTCTCTTTATGTTCCCCAATGGTACACTCTATATCAAAAGTATTGTTCCTCTGGATGCAGGAATATATGAGTGTTCAGCCACAAATGTGGTTGGGTTGGCGCAAAGAGTGGTAAAGCTGGATATCAAGCAAGAATCCCCCGGACCCTGGAAAGGTCCATCTCAGCAACATAGTGTTTCAGCCATGTATGGCTCTACAGTTTTCCTACACTGCCCTGAGTCGGCCGACTATCACAGAGGTACAGTCTGGAGGCTGCCATCCAAAACACTGATGGAACATCACTACAG TCCTTACAGACACATCAATGCTTTCCCTAATGGCACCCTCAAGATCCTGCAACTAACTGAAAAAGATCAAGGGAGTTACTTATGCATGTATCAAAGGCCCAATGGTGAGGAGATGGAACTATTTGACCTTGAAGTCCTAATGAAGCCACCTAAAATAGAGAACATGGGCAGTCAACAGAAGAAAATAACAAATGGAGAGAACTTCCTTGTGGACTGTGTAGCTTCAGGTCTTCCAGACCCTGAAGTGTCTTGGAGTCTCCCTGATGGCACAATGATAAACAATGCTCTCCAATCTGATGACAGTGGAACTCGCAGTCGCCGATATATCATATTTGACAATGGAACACTCTTGTTGCCACAAATGGGAAAAAGTGATGAGGGTGATTACACATGCTATGCAAAGAATACACTGGGAGAGGATGCAATGAAAGTAAGTGTCCAAGTTGTACAAGATTCACCACGAATTTCTTCTAAAGACCAGATgtctcttcattttcttcttggCCAGTCAGCCCAGCTGAAGTGTGATGCAACTGGTGAACCTCCACCTACAATTATCTGGATTTCACCAAACAATGAAATGATAAGTTTTTCCTCAGTCAAACATCAAATACTCCAAGATGGAACACTGATCATTAATAAGGTCACTTTGGCAGACCAGGGAAAGTATACTTGTGTCGCAAGGAACCCAGCTGGTGATGACATTAAGAATGTGAAGCTCAAAGTTGAGGTCAGTGAGCCATATATCAATGGAAAAGGTGGACGAAGTGACAGTAGAATTTTGGCAGTTTCCTATCAGACTGTTTTGATGCACTGCAAAGCTGAGGGAAAGCCCGAGCCTCAGATAACATGGACAACATCTTTTGGCATGTCCCTGCCTACACCTTATGTTGGAGGTAGATTTCAAGTTTATAAGAATGGTACTCTTGAATTGCGAGGCATCCGGAAAACTGACGAAGGAAAGTTTTTGTGTTTGGCCAGAAATTACTTGGGAGAGGCCAGTCTAGCAATTGACCTTGAAGTGGCCTCACTTGCTGAAAAACCAAGCTTTCTTATTCCAAATATTGAGGTATTATCCCTCAAACCTGATGGAGATGACATAATTTTACAGTGCCAGGTTATAGGGAAACCCAAGCCAGATGTTGTCTGGATTTTGCCCAACAGTACAGTGCTGGTTCCAGGAATGAGTCTAAAGAGGTTTATTCACGTTTTGGAAAATGGCAGTTTGCATATTATTCGGCCAGTGCCCAGTGACAAAGGTGTTTATCGTTGCTTGGCCAAAAATGTTGCAGGACAAGGAGAGAAACGCTATGCTTTAGAACCTGGAAGGAAGCCTCAAATTCGAGGGACACCTACACCTATGAAGATTTCATTTGGACAGATACTAATCATGCCATGCACAGTTGAAGGCTGGCCCCAAGCAACGATCACATGGACTCTTCCAAATGGATTAGTATTGGACAGGCCTCAGGTTATTGGACGAGTCACCTTTTTATCAAATGGGACCCTTCAGCTAAGAGAAACTGCAAAATCTGATAGGGGTACATACATTTGCAAAGCTACTAACACATTTGGATCATCAACACTGTCTTATCCTGTGACTATTATGGTACTTCCACCACAGATCACTAATGCACCCCCTTCCATAATAAGAGTTGCTAAGGGGTCTCCAGTGACACTAAAATGCATTGCTACTGGCACTCCTAAACCAGACATTTCATGGACTCTCCCTGGGCGGACCACACTTGTGGCTAATAATCGCTTCACTTCATTGGGTGGAATTCACATGACAGAGGACGGTAGTTTGGTCATACAGGAGCCTAGCCTTATGAACTCTGGAATTTATAAGTGTAATGCCAAAAATGCCTTGGGGATGGACTTTAAAGCAACATACCTTCAGGTGAACTGA
- the rab33a gene encoding ras-related protein Rab-33A — MANEAHGRGEEAGLASNSLDLSTSLERSVQTRIFKIIVIGDSNVGKTCLTFRFTGGSFPAKTEATIGVDFREKAVEIEGERIKVQVWDTAGQERFRKSMVEHYYRNVHAVVFVYDVTKMASFENLKTWIQECNGHRVSASVPRVLVGNKCDLVDQIQVPSNMALKFADAHNMLLFETSAKDPKESQNVDSIFMCLACRLKAQKSLIYRNVEREDGRVRLNQEPNPKTNCPC, encoded by the exons ATGGCGAACGAAGCGCACGGGCGCGGAGAAGAAGCCGGTCTCGCGTCCAACTCCCTGGACCTGAGCACGTCTCTCGAGCGCAGCGTGCAAACGCGAATCTTTAAAATAATCGTGATCGGCGACTCGAACGTGGGTAAGACGTGCTTAACGTTTCGCTTCACCGGCGGCTCTTTTCCGGCCAAGACGGAGGCCACGATCGGAGTGGATTTCAGGGAGAAGGCGGTCGAAATCGAGGGTGAGAGAATAAAG GTACAGGTATGGGATACGGCTGGGCAGGAACGCTTCCGCAAAAGCATGGTGGAACACTACTACCGCAACGTGCATGCTGTTGTCTTCGTTTATGATGTCACCAAAATGGCCTCATTTGAGAACCTGAAGACATGGATCCAGGAGTGCAACGGGCATCGTGTTTCTGCTTCAGTGCCCCGAGTCCTGGTCGGTAACAAGTGCGACCTGGTGGACCAAATCCAGGTCCCGTCCAACATGGCGCTTAAATTTGCTGATGCGCACAACATGCTGCTGTTTGAGACATCCGCCAAAGACCCCAAGGAGAGCCAGAATGTGGACTCTATTTTCATGTGCCTGGCATGTCGTTTGAAAGCCCAAAAATCTCTTATCTATAGGAATGTAGAAAGAGAGGATGGGAGGGTGAGGCTCAACCAAGAACCTAATCCCAAGACTAACTGTCCATGCTGA